The following are from one region of the Corylus avellana chromosome ca1, CavTom2PMs-1.0 genome:
- the LOC132167159 gene encoding uncharacterized protein LOC132167159 isoform X2 produces the protein MWGGGGGGGGDIYWGRKEEAESKGIAVIFAWSSIQERILKSYVDLYASLGWNCLVSHADFLSAFYPQRAFSLAFVVLNELVEELRIRPCPVVFVAFSGGPKACMYKLFQIIDGTCGGDLYALVRNCVSGHIYDSSPVDFTSDLGTRFTLHPSILKMPGSSKLVSWVAKGVASGLDALYLTRFESQRVEYWQALYSSVNLGAPFLIICSEKDDLAPYDIICNFAQRLQDLGGDVKLVKLNGTPHIGHYKHYPIQYRAAVTNLLDKTASVFYQKIRLLGERTSMEGMHDEISELICDLQNAAVNSNQSLRRVAQGPSDHFFLPSSAEYQSGRDSTTLQDEQKERSIYLPNSSSINANSVLGQILFDVCVPKNVEGWDIKFGGSLNGQPFASARRNSPFHGIKCIRRSKL, from the exons ATgtggggtggtggtggtggaggtggggGAGATATCTATTGGGGAAGAAAGGAGGAAGCTGAGTCCAAAGGAATCGCGGTGATCTTCGCTTGGTCTTCGATTCAGGAGCGGATCTTGAAGAGCTACGTCGACTTGTACGCGTCACTCGGATGGAATTGCCTCGTGTCTCATGCCGATTTTCTCAGCGC ATTTTATCCTCAGAGGGCCTTCTCATTGGCATTTGTTGTTCTCAACGAGCTTGTTGAG GAGCTAAGGATTAGGCCATGTCCTGTGGTCTTTGTAGCTTTTTCTGGTGGTCCAAAGGCTTGCATGTACAAGCTTTTTCAG ATTATCGACGGAACATGTGGTGGTGACCTGTATGCG TTGGTCAGAAATTGTGTTTCTGGGCACATCTATGATTCTAGTCCAGTAGATTTTACCAGTGATTTGGGTACTCGATTCACACTACACCCCTCCATTCTCAAAATGCCTGGATCATCGAAACTTGTTTCTTGGGTGGCGAAAGGTGTTGCTTCTGGTCTGGATGCATTATATCTCACTAGGTTCGAATCCCAACGTGTTGAGTATTGGCAGGCTTTGTACTCCTCTGTT AACTTGGGTGCTCCTTTTCTCATTATATGCTCAGAAAAGGATGACCTTGCACCGTACGATATTATCTGCAATTTCGCTCAACGTTTACAAGATCTTGGGGGGGATGTTAAGCTTGTGAAATTGAATGGCACCCCTCACATAG GTCATTACAAGCATTATCCAATCCAATATAGGGCTGCTGTGACCAATTTGCTTGACAAGACAGCTTcagttttttaccaaaaaattcgACTACTTGGAGAAAGAACTAGCATGGAGGGCATGCATGATGAGATATCTGAGCTAATCTGTGACCTCCAGAATGCAGCAGTTAACTCGAACCAGAGCCTAAGAAGAGTCGCACAGGGGCCAAGCGACCACTTCTTCTTGCCAAGTTCAGCAGAGTATCAGAGTGGTAGAGATTCTACGACTCTACAAGATGAACAGAAAGAAAGATCAATTTATTTGCCTAACTCCTCAAGCATCAATGCAAATAGCGTACTCGGCCAAATCCTCTTCGATGTTTGTGTTCCCAAGAACGTTGAAGGTTGGGATATTAAATTTGGTGGCTCTCTCAATGGGCAGCCATTTGCTTCTGCTCGTAGGAATTCACCTTTTCATGGTATTAAATGTATTCGTCGGTCAAAACTATAA
- the LOC132167159 gene encoding uncharacterized protein LOC132167159 isoform X1: MWGGGGGGGGDIYWGRKEEAESKGIAVIFAWSSIQERILKSYVDLYASLGWNCLVSHADFLSAFYPQRAFSLAFVVLNELVEELRIRPCPVVFVAFSGGPKACMYKLFQIIDGTCGGDLYAGEYQLVRNCVSGHIYDSSPVDFTSDLGTRFTLHPSILKMPGSSKLVSWVAKGVASGLDALYLTRFESQRVEYWQALYSSVNLGAPFLIICSEKDDLAPYDIICNFAQRLQDLGGDVKLVKLNGTPHIGHYKHYPIQYRAAVTNLLDKTASVFYQKIRLLGERTSMEGMHDEISELICDLQNAAVNSNQSLRRVAQGPSDHFFLPSSAEYQSGRDSTTLQDEQKERSIYLPNSSSINANSVLGQILFDVCVPKNVEGWDIKFGGSLNGQPFASARRNSPFHGIKCIRRSKL; this comes from the exons ATgtggggtggtggtggtggaggtggggGAGATATCTATTGGGGAAGAAAGGAGGAAGCTGAGTCCAAAGGAATCGCGGTGATCTTCGCTTGGTCTTCGATTCAGGAGCGGATCTTGAAGAGCTACGTCGACTTGTACGCGTCACTCGGATGGAATTGCCTCGTGTCTCATGCCGATTTTCTCAGCGC ATTTTATCCTCAGAGGGCCTTCTCATTGGCATTTGTTGTTCTCAACGAGCTTGTTGAG GAGCTAAGGATTAGGCCATGTCCTGTGGTCTTTGTAGCTTTTTCTGGTGGTCCAAAGGCTTGCATGTACAAGCTTTTTCAG ATTATCGACGGAACATGTGGTGGTGACCTGTATGCG GGCGAATATCAGTTGGTCAGAAATTGTGTTTCTGGGCACATCTATGATTCTAGTCCAGTAGATTTTACCAGTGATTTGGGTACTCGATTCACACTACACCCCTCCATTCTCAAAATGCCTGGATCATCGAAACTTGTTTCTTGGGTGGCGAAAGGTGTTGCTTCTGGTCTGGATGCATTATATCTCACTAGGTTCGAATCCCAACGTGTTGAGTATTGGCAGGCTTTGTACTCCTCTGTT AACTTGGGTGCTCCTTTTCTCATTATATGCTCAGAAAAGGATGACCTTGCACCGTACGATATTATCTGCAATTTCGCTCAACGTTTACAAGATCTTGGGGGGGATGTTAAGCTTGTGAAATTGAATGGCACCCCTCACATAG GTCATTACAAGCATTATCCAATCCAATATAGGGCTGCTGTGACCAATTTGCTTGACAAGACAGCTTcagttttttaccaaaaaattcgACTACTTGGAGAAAGAACTAGCATGGAGGGCATGCATGATGAGATATCTGAGCTAATCTGTGACCTCCAGAATGCAGCAGTTAACTCGAACCAGAGCCTAAGAAGAGTCGCACAGGGGCCAAGCGACCACTTCTTCTTGCCAAGTTCAGCAGAGTATCAGAGTGGTAGAGATTCTACGACTCTACAAGATGAACAGAAAGAAAGATCAATTTATTTGCCTAACTCCTCAAGCATCAATGCAAATAGCGTACTCGGCCAAATCCTCTTCGATGTTTGTGTTCCCAAGAACGTTGAAGGTTGGGATATTAAATTTGGTGGCTCTCTCAATGGGCAGCCATTTGCTTCTGCTCGTAGGAATTCACCTTTTCATGGTATTAAATGTATTCGTCGGTCAAAACTATAA